The following are from one region of the Lytechinus pictus isolate F3 Inbred chromosome 4, Lp3.0, whole genome shotgun sequence genome:
- the LOC129258337 gene encoding mitochondrial import inner membrane translocase subunit Tim13-like, giving the protein MDSFGSSGMSGGGKMDSAKKGQMMEEVRAQIALANAQELLQKMTDKCFKKCVNKPGTTLDNSEQKCIAMCMDRYMDSWNTVSKAYNMRLQREHNKLS; this is encoded by the exons ATGGATTCTTTTGGATCATCAGGCATGTCAGGGGGTGGGAAAATGGATAGCGCTAAAAAGGGTCAGATGATGGAAGAAGTCAGGGCACAAATCGCATTAGCAAATGCCCAAGAATTATTACAG AAAATGACTGATAAATGCTTCAAGAAGTGTGTGAATAAGCCAGGAACAACATTAGATAACTCAGAACAG AAATGCATAGCGATGTGTATGGATAGATACATGGACTCCTGGAACACCGTCTCAAAGGCATATAACATGAGACTCCAGCGGGAGCACAATAAACTCTCATAA
- the LOC129258885 gene encoding dynein light chain Tctex-type 1, translating to MDDFQTAEETTFVVDEVSNIIKEAVEGTIGGSAYQHNKVNQWTSNVVEQCLNQLTKLGKPFKYIVTCVIMQKNGAGLHTASSCFWDNSTDGSCTVRWENKTMYCIVSVFGLAI from the exons atggatgattttcaaACTGCCGAAGAG acGACATTTGTTGTGGATGAAGTGAGTAACATTATCAAGGAAGCCGTAGAAGGGACCATTGGAGGCAGTGCTTACCAACACAACAAGGTCAACCAGTGGACGTCAAATGTAGTCGAGCAGTGTCTAAATCAACTCACCAAACTAGGAAAGCCTTTCAAATATATTG TCACATGTGTGATCATGCAGAAGAACGGTGCCGGCCTACACACAGCCAGTTCGTGTTTCTGGGATAACTCCACCGACGGGAGCTGTACTGTCAGATGGGAAAACAAGACCATGTATTGCATTGTGAGTGTCTTTGGATTGGCCATCTAA